A segment of the Streptomyces diastaticus subsp. diastaticus genome:
GGAGCACGACTGGATGCCGGGCGAGACGTATCCGGCGTGCGACTTGTGGCCGCCTGAGGCGCCGGGAACCGCCGGTGACCGGCCGGCCGGGCGGCAGCCGGCCGAGCGGCCGCCCCTCATCGCGTGGGCGGTGACGACGGCGGGCGACCTGGTGTGCCGGCTGCCGGAGGAGGACGACCCGGATCAGTGGCCGTTCGCGGTACGGGGACGGCACGTGGGACCCGAGCACCGGGTGATCGTCCCGCACGGGACGAGCGGCTTCCTCCTGGGCCTTTTCCACGCGGAACCGGACAAGGGCCCACTGAGCGACAGCGGCCTCCGGGACGAGCCGGGTCCTCGGTTCATCAGCGAAACGGCGAAGGAACGGAGGCGCGCCGAGGGCATCCACCCGTGGACGGGAGAACCCGGCCCGCTGGCCGGGATCTCGTTCGACGACTTCGTTCGACGACTGAGAGGGACGCTGCTCGTGGCGTCCACCGAATGCGAGGGCCCGGCCTCAGCGGCAGCACACCGCTGGGGCCGGGCCCTCGCCCGTGTCGCCGAGGTCACTCCCCCAGGTACCGCTCCACCGTCTCCACCTTGGAGACCAGCCCGCCGGTGACGCCCGGGCGGATGTCGGCCTTCATGACGACCGAGACGCGGGGGGCTCGGGCCTCGACGGCGGCGACGGCGCGCTTGACGACGTCCATGACCTCGTCCCACTCGCCCTCGACCGAGGTGAACATGGCGTCGGTGCGGTTCGGCAGGCCCGACTCGCGGACCACGCGGACGGCGTCGGCGACGTACTCGCCGACGTCCTCACCGACGCCGAGCGGGGTGACGGAGAAGGCGACGATCATGCCGTGGCCTCTTCCTGGCTCTTCTCCTGGCGGGCACGGGCGGCGATGGCGGCGTCCACGGCGCCCTGCGCCTCCTCCTTGAGCTTGCGCTCGGCGTAGAAGCCGCCGAACGGCACGACCGAGAGGGCGAAGTACATCGCGGCGCGGCCGAAGGACCACTTGGTGCGGTTCCAGGCGTCCAGCCAGAACAGGACGTAGAGGACGAAGAGGAGCCCGTGCAGCGCCCCCATGGCCGGGACCGCGTTGAAGTCGGTGGTGCGCTTGAGCACCGAGCAGACGAGCAGCAGCAGGAACGACACGGCCTCGGGGGCCGAGACGAGGCGCAGGCGGCGGAGTGCGGAAGCGGTCTTGATGTCCACGAGGGGGCAACCTTCGAGGTCGGGGGCCGGGCAGAGCACGGACGGAACGGGCCGGACGGACGGAGCCCGCGGGACGATCTTGTGAACGCGTGCACAAGCTCCGGTGCCATTGTGGCAGCTTCCTTTGCCCGCTCTTGAACCAGGGGGCCCCGGGCGGGGCGGCGGAGTCGTGCGGCCTGTGCGCGGGGGCGCCGGACGGTTACGGTCGGGGCGTGGCTGAGTTCCGACTGCAAGGCAGCGCGATGCTGGTGGCCCGCCTGACCGGCGACACGGTCCGGGCGAAGAACGGGTCGATGGTCGCCTACGACGGGCGGATGACGTTCAAGAGGCTCACGGGAGGCGGCAACGGCCTGCGCGGCATGGTGACCCGGCGCCTCACCGGCGAGCAGATGGAGGTCATGGAGGTGAGGGGCGAGGGGACCGTCTGGTTCGCGGACAGCGCCCGGGACGTCAGCCTGGTCCACCTCTCCGGCGAGACCCTGCACGTGGAGGCGGACAACCTGCTCTGCACCGACGGCGGGCTGCGCACCGGCACCTCCTTCACGGGGCTGGGGGGCGCCGCGCAGGGGAACGGGCTGTTCACCACGACCGTGGAGGGCACCGGGCAGGCGGCGGTGATGTCGGCCGGCCCGGTGGTGGCGCTGCGGGTGAGCGGCGCGTACCCGCTGACCGTCGACCCGGGGGCGTACATCGCGCACCAGGGCGGGGTACGGCGGAGTCTGCAGAGCGGGGCGGGGGCGCGGACGCTGTTCGGGGAGGGCGGCGGCGAGGCGTTCCAGCTGCGGTTCGAGGGCGAGGGCGTGGTGTACGTGCAGCCGAGCGAGCGGGCGACGTTCGGGGGTGACCTCTGATGGGGTTCCGCGAGGTGAACCACAAGATGATCGAGGCGACGGTGGTGCCGGGCACCCGGCTGTACAGCCAGCGCGGCGCGATGCTCGCCTACCGGGGCGAGGTCTCCTTCACCCCGGACATCGGGAGCGGCCAGGGCGGCGTCATGTCGATGATCGGCCGCCGGGTGGCGAACGAGGCGGCCCCGCTGATGACGGTGGAGGGCAGCGGCACGGTCCTCTTCGGCCACGGCGGCCACCACGTCCAGGTGGTGGAGCTGTCGGGGGACACGCTGTACGTCGAGTCGGACCGCCTGCTCTGCTTCGAGGGGAGCCTGCGCCAGCAGACCGTCTTCC
Coding sequences within it:
- a CDS encoding MTH1187 family thiamine-binding protein, whose translation is MIVAFSVTPLGVGEDVGEYVADAVRVVRESGLPNRTDAMFTSVEGEWDEVMDVVKRAVAAVEARAPRVSVVMKADIRPGVTGGLVSKVETVERYLGE
- a CDS encoding DUF3817 domain-containing protein — its product is MDIKTASALRRLRLVSAPEAVSFLLLLVCSVLKRTTDFNAVPAMGALHGLLFVLYVLFWLDAWNRTKWSFGRAAMYFALSVVPFGGFYAERKLKEEAQGAVDAAIAARARQEKSQEEATA
- a CDS encoding AIM24 family protein; translation: MLVARLTGDTVRAKNGSMVAYDGRMTFKRLTGGGNGLRGMVTRRLTGEQMEVMEVRGEGTVWFADSARDVSLVHLSGETLHVEADNLLCTDGGLRTGTSFTGLGGAAQGNGLFTTTVEGTGQAAVMSAGPVVALRVSGAYPLTVDPGAYIAHQGGVRRSLQSGAGARTLFGEGGGEAFQLRFEGEGVVYVQPSERATFGGDL
- a CDS encoding AIM24 family protein, translating into MGFREVNHKMIEATVVPGTRLYSQRGAMLAYRGEVSFTPDIGSGQGGVMSMIGRRVANEAAPLMTVEGSGTVLFGHGGHHVQVVELSGDTLYVESDRLLCFEGSLRQQTVFLGSQGGVRGMVRGQVSGQGLFTTALTGHGAVAVMAHGGVVEVEIAPGRPVHVDPQAYVAHHGDVRNRLTTAIGWRELVGRGSGEAFQLELSGSGAVLVQASEEKL